The Streptococcus equi subsp. equi nucleotide sequence TATCAAGCTTGAAGGAGAAAACATGACCCAATATTATTACGACCGATCACAGTCACCCATTGACTATGCCTTGTCTCAAACCAAAAAAAGTTTGCGCTCTGTCAATTGGAATCAGCTTAATGACGACAAGGACCTGGAGGTCTGGAACCGTGTGACGCAAAATTTTTGGCTGCCTGAGAAGGTTCCTGTTTCTAATGACCTTAATTCTTGGCGTTCTTTGGGGGAGGATTGGCAAAGGCTCATCACAAGAACCTATACCGGCTTGACCTTGCTAGATACGGTTCAAGCAACAGTTGGAGATGTGGCACAAATTCAACATTCTTTGACCGATCATGAGCAGGTGATTTATACTAATTTTGCCTTTATGGTTGCTATTCACGCTAGGTCCTATGGGACAATCTTTTCGACCCTGTGCAGCAGTCAGCAGATCGAGGAGGCCCACGATTGGGTGGTGTCAACAGAGAGCTTACAGGAGCGAGCGCGTGTGTTGATTCCGTATTATACTGGTGATGACCCTCTGAAGTCTAAGGTCGCAGCAGCTATGATGCCAGGATTTTTGCTATATGGTGGCTTTTACCTGCCTTTTTACCTGTCAGCTAGAGGCAAAATGCCCAATACCTCAGATATTATTCGCTTAATCCTGAGAGATAAGGTCATTCACAATTATTACAGTGGCTACAAGTATCAACAAAAGGTGGCAGCCCTAAGTCCTGAAAAGCAGGCTGAGATGAAGGCCTTTGTGTTTGATCTGCTTTATCAGCTGATTGATTTGGAGAAGGCTTACCTGAGGGAATTGTATGACGGCTTTGATCTTGCTGACGATGCGATTCGCTTTAGCGTCTATAATGCTGGAAAATTTTTGCAAAATCTAGGGTATGATTCTCCCTTTACTGAGGAGGAAACACGTATTTCCCCTGAGGTATTTGCTCAGCTATCAGCGCGAGCAGATGAGAACCATGACTTTTTCTCAGGAAATGGCTCTTCTTACGTGATGGGAGTTACTGAGGAAACCATTGATGATGATTGGGAGTTTTAAGATGGCTGCAAGGGTAATGCTTGTTTATTTTTCATCGCGATCTAACAACACTCACCGCTTTGTGCAAAAGCTAGATGTAAGAGCTCTAAGAATTCCAGTCACTGGTGAGCCTCTATTAGTTGATGAGGATTATATTTTGATTGTCCCTACCTATGCTGCTGGTGGCTCAGACAGCAAGGGAGCTGTTCCCAAGCAGGTGATTCATTTTCTAAACAAGGCTAACAATCGAAGGCACTGTAAGGGGGTTATTTCCTCTGGCAATACTAACTTTGGTGATACCTTTGCCATTGCAGGACCAATCATTGCACAAAAATTGCAGGTGCCGCTTTTGCACCAATTTGAATTGCTGGGGACACAAAGAGATGTCATCAAGGTGCAGGCTATTTTAGCAGGTGATGAAGCCTTATAACTAATGATAGAAAAACGATCACACATTGTAACGAAAGGAAAAAAGAATGTCACAAAAAGAGTCCTACCTCTCATTAAATGCCCTTACAC carries:
- the nrdI_1 gene encoding ribonucleotide reduction protein NrdI, translated to MAARVMLVYFSSRSNNTHRFVQKLDVRALRIPVTGEPLLVDEDYILIVPTYAAGGSDSKGAVPKQVIHFLNKANNRRHCKGVISSGNTNFGDTFAIAGPIIAQKLQVPLLHQFELLGTQRDVIKVQAILAGDEAL
- the nrdF1 gene encoding ribonucleotide-diphosphate reductase subunit beta produces the protein MTQYYYDRSQSPIDYALSQTKKSLRSVNWNQLNDDKDLEVWNRVTQNFWLPEKVPVSNDLNSWRSLGEDWQRLITRTYTGLTLLDTVQATVGDVAQIQHSLTDHEQVIYTNFAFMVAIHARSYGTIFSTLCSSQQIEEAHDWVVSTESLQERARVLIPYYTGDDPLKSKVAAAMMPGFLLYGGFYLPFYLSARGKMPNTSDIIRLILRDKVIHNYYSGYKYQQKVAALSPEKQAEMKAFVFDLLYQLIDLEKAYLRELYDGFDLADDAIRFSVYNAGKFLQNLGYDSPFTEEETRISPEVFAQLSARADENHDFFSGNGSSYVMGVTEETIDDDWEF